DNA from Strigops habroptila isolate Jane chromosome 2, bStrHab1.2.pri, whole genome shotgun sequence:
GCCCACATTCATGCCATTAAACCCTCTCACCCCCCAGACCAAGTGGCTGCATCCAAACTACCTTGCCCGCTGCTGTGATATCTATCATAGGCACCTAACTGAGGTGAACTTAAGGAGAGCAAAAAGGGCACTTTGTAATGAGGGGCACTAGCCAGTGCCAAAGACCAGGAATAAAGAACCTAAACCTGCTGCTAACACTGATTCTCCTCTTCGATACCTCAGTAAAGCATCTGTTTGTCTCCACATGTCACAGGCAGACAATAAACACAAACCTACCTTCCTAATGCTGTTATGAggatttttgttaaaatatggatcaagaaaatgaaaagcagtaaataaaatgttcttatgTAGAGTGGAGGTAGGTGCATAGCCTTATGTAGCAGGAAGGTGCATTCACATTAACAACAAGTTGTTGTTCTTCAAAATCTagttaagaaaagaaaaattcctgctgatcccttttcagttttgaagcaGCACAATAAAAAAACATCTGCTAAAGCTAATGACTGCATTTGCATAGATTACATGTGACAATCCAGCACACAACAGGGTGTCCTGCCATGTAGACAACAAGTTAGGAGGGTGATGCACTTGTTTGGCATTTGTCGCCAGAAGTCAGCTACACTTCTACAACAGCAGCCTCAGCTCATTTCCAGGAGGGCTTTGGCTCATAGTGCCAGAGAAAATCACTGATTCCCTCTGAAAGGTGTAGGGCTCTCTCCTGCCAAGTgtgagggagggaaaaataGCTTTCATGGCAGCACCCACCCAAACCCCTTGGCTCTGGAGAGGTCTGGGGAAGGAGTCCATTTCTGCTGGGCTCAGGATGAGTGAGGCTGAGCCCTGATCCCCAGCAGCATGGGCATGGGGCTGGCCGCAGGCAACACAGGGTGACtgtgcacagccctgctgtccGCCGGAGGGCTGGCGCCTGTCATGGGGCATGGTGGCTGGGTGCCATGTTGagttggaggggaaaaaagggttcCTTTGTGTTTTCATCACAGTGGTTGAATTTTATGGCATCACTTTGTTATTCTTGCAGTATTGGCTATGGACAAATACAAGACGACAATTTATATCCTAAGGCAAACTGGCTCTGAAATGGTGCTactccttttcattttgcttaattgggttaacagaaaaagacaacagCTGCAATGGTGGGAATGAAAAATGCCATTGCTTGTCCTGGTTTTGACAGCAATTGGCCTGACAAGGGATTATCAATTGATCTGAGATAAGCGTTAGTGAAAGATGCAGTTTGTTGTCTGTTTATCCCCTTCACTATTTCATAGATACAATTGCACTTCAAAAAACTAATATAGAGAGTTGTTCTGAGAGAGAGTAAGCTCTTAGGCGTGTTTAAGTAGGACCAGAGtgtgaaaaggagaagaatctctctttaaaaaatgcCTTGGGACTTCTGTGTGTTCAGATAAGTACaaatgtgtgcacatgtgtgtcATGAAGTGAGCAAGTAAAAAGAGACATTGGCCATAGGCATGTGTTTTTTGGGGataataaaaaatcattttctgcagcttgtttCTTCCAACACTGCAGATCTGACAGTCACAGGATGCTTCCTTCTGGCCTGGTAATCCACGAGTTCAGGCACAGCTCTGCGACCACCTGTCAGCCTATTTTTGTGAGGATCCATGGAAAAACTCCATGACAAAGAGTGGATGATCTTGACTGTCCCATTTGGTACATATGACATCTTTTGGACAGGTGCATGGTTTTCCCATTGGGttttgctgggagcaggggatgATACACCCTGGACAGGAGTCAAGAGAAATGGGCTTTCCCCACCCAGCCAATGACACCAGGCAAACCTGTGCTGCTGGTTTCCAGTTTGCTTGCCCTTGGCCCTGATCCAGCACTGTGGAGCTTTGCAGTTGTCCTTGGTAGAGGCTGAATTCAGCTACTGTGCGTGGAAACATCTGAGGAAAGCCCTCCAGGTCCCAAGGGGCTGGCGGATGCATCCCAGGAACCCTACCAGCCAACTTAAAGGGCCTAATCCTGCATTTCTTACATGCTTCTTGTGCAAATGATGCTTCTCTGGAAACCTGTTTTGTCCGAGCAAGAAGAAGAGCAGGAGTAGAAGCCCCAGCCATTATTCATCTTGGTTCTAATCTATTCTTAAACTGAACTGTACTCCTCAGATATTTTAGGAAAACTGTCATAAATCAACACCCACTGCTTCGTTTTTCTtagtgatgaaaaaaaaagggaaaagacaaaagTGAAAAGCTGTCCTTTAGCTGACATTCAGTTAGAACTGATCGAGCAATCTGCTGTCAGAGCAACAGCTCTTGTCAAAAATAGccctctggaaaaaaacctctggTGTTATTTGGATCGCGTGTACCACACAATGCTGCCTAGTGAGAGCAGGGTGTCAGAGACCAATAGTAAAGAGATCAGGGAAAATGAGATCTGGGAAATGAGTTGTGTGCTTCTCTACAAGTTACCAGTGTCCCTATGACTGCCTCCAACTAAGGAGGTCACTGATGTGTATCGAGGCATCATTTTTAGAAAGAACAACAGGGTCAGATTTATTTAGAAACTCTCACAGCTCTGAGGGACTGATAGAACCAAAATCCAGGCTGCACTGAGCCTTTCTCATGGTGTAACTTTGACCTGAGTCCCAGCCCTGCAAACTTTGAACCATCTAAGTAGCATCCCATGTGCAAGAAATAGGCATCGCCACATGCACATACATTGAGCAATGCACATGCCTGCATTAGAGAtgatggaaaatgttttatttctgtgtaacaATGTTatctccaaatgaaaaaaatgctgaaaaatgttGGCTGATATttttgggaaagggaggaaataaCTTAAAATCCATGAATGCTGAAACATTTGGAGAGGGTCTGATTTAAGCAAacttctgtggttttctctGAGTATTTAACTTGGGCTCAGAGCTTTTAGGATAAGATTTAACCTCATCCATCCTTACGCTGACATGTAAAACAGCTCAAATAAACTGCACCCTACGAATACCTGTCTTTTGCCACATTAGAGAAAGGGGATTTAAGCTCCCTAGCTGAGATGTAGCTGTTTACCCTGCAGCTGCTTATAGCATGGGGAGATGAAACCCACCCTTTGGTTTGAAACAGATGGAAACCACTGGTTCCTACATGTTTGCAAGGTGTGGCCTAGTTTTGCATAGCATCTTACATTCAACCCTTTTGGAAGCTGCTGAGACATACCTtgtttcaaatacaaaatatatagCGCCTATCTGCTTAAGAGCAGCTCATATAGGAGTACTTGCAGTTTTAGGGCTTCTGAAAAAGTCCTGACAGTGAATTCTGTCATTAGTTTTGGAAACTGGTCATAATAAAAAGCACAATTATGTCTCTCTTCTCCTAACATGTTCCAAGGCCCAGATTTAATGCAGAAGCTTTTCAGGAGCTCCCTCACAGCCTGTGTGTTTCACACGTGCTCCCGTGTCCTCTCTCTCCTTCACATGTGGCCTCCAAGTCCTTTCACCTAAGCCCAAAGACTTCCATGTGTTACCAAGTGCTGGCACCCAACCACTCTAACTGATGATGTGCCCAGGGGTGGTGGTTGCAAAATGAGGGGAGAGACAGAAAGTGAGACGGAGCACACCTGAAATCAAACTAATAATGAATGAATTGGAGGAGTATtccttattttaataaaaaagcacaaCTAATATGATCACATCTATCTAGGTATCCTATTTAGGGAGGATGAATCTTTAATTAAGGGCTTGATTCTGCCTTTTGCATCCACTAACACTAATTCTTTCTACTGAAGCCAATGGAAAGGGCTGAGATAGTACAAGTGTGAGGAAAAACTCAAGCACCCCCAATGTGATGGAAGTGTTTTGAAGGCTTACCTCTCAGTAAAAATGTCCTCATCATCCGAAAATGATTCTCAACTGTTTGAAAAACACATTCTGTCCCAGTATTCCCCATTGTCCCCCTAATCTGCTTACACttttgtttgggcttttaaTTAAAGGTAGTGGAGAAGATCCATCCCTCCTATGGTATTGCTGTCTGTCAGGTCTGCTGGGACTGCATAGCCAGGattctattttcatttatatgtgAAATAGGAAAATTTCACTAGCacaattagaaataaaaaaaaaaggtttctattATGTCTAGAATATTGCATACATCCAAAGAAGAAAGTGAACGGCTGTATGTCCACATAAGAAACCACCAtctttacagtatttatttgttttcaacatTCCTCTTTTCAGTTCAGtatatggaagaaaacaaactcccCACATTTCCAGTAATTATGGTGCAAGTAAATCTGGGATTGGGCTGGGCTAATTCTCAGACATTCTAGCTACAGTGTTACAGCAGGATTAGTCtggaaggttttgttttgttttttaatgcagaagGGTAGGGCACTAACGTATTATTAATTAGAAGTAAATCTGTCCCTTGGGGGACTACATGCACTGCCCgcatttttaatttgtatctAGCTTTAAGACAAATGACAGatattttccccctttcagTTTCCCAGTTGCTTCCTTATTTCTCTGTAatccttttgttttgcattgGGAAGAACTATTGGATAACAGAGATCGTATGCAGACAATCAATTATTTCAGTCTGTTGACTGAACTGGAAAATTACTCCctaattttctttcaggttgaacttgtgttttgcttcatttttggaGGGTCAttgttattttcctattttgctatttaaaacagcaaaacataagccatttacacagaaaaatcgtataaacaacaaaaaacccgACAAAAATCTCCAGAGCAATACTGTAACTTCATCCTTTCTCAGCTCAGGTTGTTTACTTGGTTTCAGGAACCCCATGATTGGTTTGCTCAACCTGAACATCCTTTTCTTGctgaactttttattttcctataaaatCACACCCAGAAGGGATGCTGGGGCTGAGTGACactaataaaagaaaacctcacAGTGACCACACGATTCCTTTCACATGCCTTCGTGTTGTTGGCCTTTGCTGCAAGGATATTATCTGTGAGAACAAGAAGTGAAGTCCTCACTAGCAGGTCTCTGATCTAACACACAGCCTTCCAGGCTGATGAAATAGGACTTCTTCCCACTTTGGGTAGACTGGACGAGTGTTAAAATAAGTGAAAGGTCAGTGGCTATTTTTAGTTTCCTCTACATTTATGTTGCAGAAGGGCATGATCATTTACCTGTTCAAGAATCTGTAGCTCAGTTCTTGTTTGGTGTCATTTCTTGAAGATTTAGAAGATATTATAGTCACCTAAATTGCACAGTTCTGCAGTGGGCATTTCCAAATTCTGTAAGTTTGTGGGGTTCAGgcataattttctgaaaatagaaaCCAGGTCTCTATTTTGAGAAACAGGTCTTGTTCTGCTCACTGTAcacttcccagcactgcagctcttcAGCCAATAAAACAAAGTAATGACAGTTTATTATCTCCCAGGAGATTGGAGATATACTTTACAGGGACATGCGCATCTCCCAGTCATGGTAATCTTTGCTATCTGCACATTCCACTGATACCAGATATTCCCAGTGACAGTTTTTCATGTGTTAATCAGGCAGTTTCTGGTGAGCATGAAGCCTGTGTGGAGATGACAGGCTGATAGAGTATAGGAAACTCACTTTATCCCTCATCTTTTACTTGCCATTCTTTATTCTTCCTTCCATGTATCGCATTTTCTAGATTCCTTTAAGAACCTTTTCTCTGAGACATCCCCAAGTTTGAGCTGCCTGAGAGTGAGCATCAGGCAGGATCTGGCCATGCCGAACCGCACATTTATGCTCTCATGCAGTATACTTGTAGCTGGGGAAAGTTTGGCTTGCAGGAAAGGATGTAGAAAATTGTCTGACCtgggaaaacagagggagaagTAACAAAGTAAATGGCCCCAAAAAGGTCctagctgctgctgcatgagctggagagggaagaaggaaatacGCAGTATTAGAGGACATGGATCTCTTGGGAGACAAATGCAAACAAGTGGCAAACATTAGAAATCCAGATGCTTTTCCCCTGAACCTGTATGAGCAGATACTTTCCTCTCTATATGTGTTACAGTAAGAAGGCTCATATGGAAAATAAGAGGGATGCTTTAATCCCCCATTTCTTTTTGTGATTCTGGTTTTagctgttctcttttttttagtCCTTCTGGTTCTGTAAGCAGATCTTAAGATATCAACATTACTTATGTCTTCCTTAATGAGCCCATTGATTTTGTAATCTAGTAAACAGCATCTCTTCCATTTCCTGATACTGTAATGCATTGAAGAATTTATCTGTGAAGTAGCTAACTATGTAAGAAGAAACTGCAGCGTTTGAAGTAACTTTTCAGTAGTGGGCCTGTTTTCCCTGTGAATCTGTTATTGCTCTGGGCCTCCCTGTACTCATCCTTCAATTCTAGACCCTGGCATGGTAATTATCTACGgctttttaaaagcctgctGACTTTCTCCCATCACCAGCTGGGCTCTGGATGCATTGTGCCAGCCAATGTCTTGCAATTTACTTTCTGCAATTTAGATTCATTGCTTATCATTAGGAAGACCTACTAGTTTTAAATTGACGTAGCATCTTTGAGCCCTATGAATTATATATACACTATAGAATATGCAATGGTAGAAACACAGAGAATGTAGAGAATgctaaccagaaaaaaaccaaaaacaaaaagggtaaagaacttcagcagaaaaagagtAAACTGGATTAAAACTGAGCACATCCTAGGTATGATGTTGAGAGGGCTGCTCCTGACTCTCTGGAGTCCCAGAGGCTGCTTAGAAGTGAAGCATGAAGTGAAAAATTCCCTTAGAGGTTTTTCAGACACCTCTGCCCTGTCACCCTGTGCTCAGTGCTCCTGTTCAGCATGAGGCAACCTTGAAACACCAAAAAACTCTCGGGCTTCTGTCAAAATGAGGGACAAGACAGTTTGCTAGCTGTCGCTTCCATTGCTGATTCATACTCAGTGAATCCTAGTATTTTGATTCAGTATTCATTCTGTGCCGTGCACTGTAGTCTCCGGGGGAGCTGAGAGCATCTGCCTGGTGTAATcactggggaaaggaagggtGAGGCTGACTTGTaattattgctgctgctgtttcaccTGATGGCTCCAGCTGCGGGGCTGCCCCTGTGGCTCCAGCACTCTGTAGGGAGTGAGGCTGGGACCGGACTGTGGCGCCTGTGGGTTGCTGGAGAAGACACCTTCGgctgaaaaagcagaacagtgGCTTCCAGAGGATTGTagcagcacagggcagtggTAGAGCCAAGGCTGGGAGCTGGACCAGCAGTCTGTGACAGTAACCATCAGCAAGTGGCCCAAAAAAAGCTATAGGGTATGTCCAGGGAACAAGGAGAGGATAGCCTTCACCTCAAAGTCcttaatttctattaaaaagtgTATACCTATAAATGGTTTTTTATATAGGTATGTAAGTATACCTATATATTATacctatatatatttttatatataggtatataggtatttttatatatggggttttttttatgtttttttatgtttttttatatatgtttttatttttatgttttttaaattactttttccaaataattttattgtatAGTGTTTcttgtctggttttcttcattcagaTTCATTCTAAAGGTGAAAAAATCcacctttgaaaacatttcttccacaAACCCTTTTCAGTATCCCCTTCAACTGGAGTAAACCTGCTGgtgtggctgtgctgtgcagctcaGCGTGGGATCTCTTCCACTGTGCCAGATGCCCCTCAGGCTAAGCCAGGTCAGGGGGATGCAGTagaagcagctctgccaccacagctgctctgctgcccctTGTCTGCAGGTCATCAGGAGCTCCCAGCTGACTGTGGAGTCTCTCTGAGCTTTTAAATTAGAGCTCCTCATTAGTTTTCACTTTGCAAGATGCCTGTCGGTCTTTCTTCCCCCTTGCCAGGAAGACAGAGTTACGACATTTTTCACTGTCAGAAGCAGACTTCCATTCCAGACCTACAGAGTTGAAGGAAAGCCATAAAGAAATCCCTATCAGAACTCAGGGAGCTGAGTAAGTAGTAAATATTGCTTATGCAGGCTTTGCGCAAGCTTCGTCTAAcgcaaaaccagaaagaataCAAAAGGACCATGTGGAAGAAAACGTCTCTGGCTCCATTTCATCCAGCTCCTCACTATCCTTTTCCAGCAGCCACCCTTGCCCGCCTTGGAAGGCCGTTCACACAGCTGATCCCATATCCCTTGACGTTTTTGCAGGAATGACACCATGCCATTTGCCTCTGGGGGAACCAAGAGGGCAAGGGAACACCACTCAACCCTCTGTGTGAAGTTCCCATCACACATGAGGACATGGGCACAACAGATGTGGCAGAGAACATTTTCTCCCAATCTCCTTGATCGTACAGCTCTCAGGTGCCCAAACATCCCTAGATGTAAGAGCTGTTTTGGATTAATATAACCACCTTTCAGCATTACTCTTCAGTTAGAAGTTAGCGATTTTTTGGTTTAAAGCTTTTCCTGTTGAGCCCTGCAAAGACCGGTTGACAAAAGCATGTCATGAGTTCATAGATGTCttcagattaaaacaaaataataaaataaaaaagaaaataaaaaggggaatATGTCAATTGTCACTTTCAAAGTTCAGTGCTTTAATATTTCGTTTTAGAATGACAACTCATTTCCAGAGGTACTTCAAggttatttaaattatatttttaaaagtgcaaaaaGGCTTGAAACCAAATGTGTAGGGGAAAAAATCAATTTGTCACAACATTTCTAAATAGTAATTTCAGGCTGACCTCAAGTCGCTTTTCTCTATTAACACTTGGATTTTAAATTTAGTGGTAAACAAGCTGAAAGTCCACCCTGTCCATCATGGCTGCAGATATTcacacaagaaagaaagagggcaCAGTAACTTGGCTGTTCCATACAGCTGTGAAGCATTAAGTCGTCTGTCCTCTGCCTTTTGTACCTCTGCATCTCTTTCCTTTCGACTCAGTGCTTGAAGAATTAGTGAAATATAAAGCATTGCTGAAATGTAGCAAAGCACCAGTATGGAAGTGTAAAAATTGTTAAGTTCAGCCATGTGGCCAAGCCTTactttttagcattttttcccacttttttctCAAGATACACAACcaggttttgttctttcaaattTCCAAAGGATGCCTGGCTCTGTGTATTTGCATTTGCACAAGAGCATttggtattttctctttttttatcacGTTTCCTTCATCTctctaaaaagcagaaatattacCAAGTGATGCGGGAGCGCACGATGTACCACAATTGATGGAGGAACAGTCAAGGTGAGCAACTTGGACCTATGGGTCAAGATTCTGCTCTGAGCTCTTGTTTCTATGGCTTCTGGGTGCTGCGTATACTTATAAACTGTACTCCGTAAAATGTAACTCACTCCTCCTCCAGCCAAAATCTTGGTTTCTGTCTCGTCTGTCCTTTCCCGTGTCTCTTGCAGAAGGCAGGAGAGACCTGTATGTTGAATGATGTGCTCATATTGCTCTTATTGAATGCTTCTAATTCTGAATGCAAATGGCACTTTTTATACATGAGCAGAAAAAGGACTAAATTCACTGGATAAATTATTCACAACAGATAATTCAACCTGCTCTCGTGGGAGATTGCAATGAATGTCTGATGATGTTAAACACACCCCCCTTCCCCAACTAATTCTTCCAAGTCAATGGCAAAACCTTTTACTGACTTCAAAGGGAGCAGAACCTAGCCCCAAGGTGGAGGGCCCACATATGACTTATCTTTAGTGGTTTCCACTTGCATTTAGAGCTAAAACACAGAcaagtgtttgtgttttgagGAGCCTAGACTAATGCTGTATAGCAAAGTTGGGCTGCCAAGGCACATGCATTATCACAGCTCTGGTTGAAAGCACgtctgctctgcagccatggTGCAGAGCACTGCCCCGGAGCTGAAATAACCCAGCCCCAAGAGAGAGCCGTGGTGAAGGTCGTGTTTAGCAAGCTTGGAGCTTAGGGCGGGTTAATTTGGCCAGGTTCGTCTAGTTTCGAGTAAAGGAGATTTAGGGACAACCTCATTGCTCTCCACAGCTTCCAGAGTAGGGGAGGTCaagagggaggtgctgagctcttctccctggtatcGAGTGACAGGATGCGCGAGATAGATAGgttcaagctgcaccaggggaggtttagtggctgtgctgctggctgccatCCCTGGCGGCAGTGCACCATGGGCATGGTTTGGGTGCCATGACTGTGCGCAGTGGATGCAGGATCTGGGGAAAGGCTGGTgtgggggctgctgctgtgctccccCTCCACGGCAGGggagacatagaatcatagaatcagctaggtttgaaaagacctttaagatcatcaagtccaaccattaccccaggactgcaaagaccagcactaaaccatgtcactgagggcctcatctacacggtttttgaacacttccagggatggtgattccaccacttcatgggcaacctgttccaatgcctgattaccctctctgtgaacaaatttttcctaatatacaaactaaacctcccctggtgcatcTTGAGGCCTCTTGTCCTAACACTTGTTagttgggagaagagaccaactgccacctcactacaacctcctttcaggtagttgtagagagcgataaggtccctcTGGAGCCTCCATTCTTCCAggctaaacacccccagttccctcagccgttcctcatcacacttcACTTCcagatccttcaccagctttgttgtccttttctggatctgctccagcaccttaatgtctctcttgtagtgaggggcccagaactgaacacaggatttgagatGAGGCATGACCAATGCCAAGCACAGGGGGacgatcactgccctggccctgctggacacactattgctgatacaagccaggatgctgttggtcTTCTTGGCTACCTGGTGCCGTCCTGGTGAGGTGGGATAGAGAGAAGGAAGGTGCGGGGAGGGCAAAGTTGGCATCCTTTGCCTCTGCCCCTAGGGGTATGTACCTCCCGGGTTCGGTGTGGGTGTCCCGTGCCTCTACCCATGCGTCCCTGCCGTGTGGTGCACTGACACCTGCACACCGTGCGCCCCCCCGCCCTCCACTGCCCCCCGCTTTCTCTCGGCGCTGCTGGCGCTTCGCAGCGCTTCACATCGCGAGGTGCCCAGCGCGGAGCTCTCCCCGCGCACCTGAGAGGGGAGGCAGCAGGCGGCGGGCCGGGCTGCAGCGGGGCTGCCCCCGGCGCCGAGCGCAGGCCGTGCCCGCTTGGGGcgggcggagcggcggcgggggctCGGTTATGTAAGGCCTGCgggagggcggcggcggggctctGCGGCGGCGCAGGTTGGTTCGGGGTGGGCGCCGGCGGCCGCCTGGCGCAGGCCCGCGGCGGAGGGAGAGCGGCTTATCGACATCCCACCCCTCCTCCGGGTTGCCATGGAGacgggcgggcggcggcggcggcggcggggctgtCAGTGAGGGATCGCACAGGGCaccggggcggcggcggcggcgcaggGGAGGCcgcggcagcggcagcggcggcggcagcggcagaCATGGACTCGCAGTGCGACTGTGCCGAGCCTCCGGCCGCCGAGCAGCCGTCGGGGAGGATTAACAAAACCGCCTTCAAACTGTTCAAGAGGAGGAAGTCCGGGGGCACCATGCCGAGCATCTTCGGGGTGAGGAGCAAAggcggggaggggaagggcGCCGGCAAACCGGGGATGGTGCGGAGCCGGACGCACGACGGCTTGGCCGACGCcgtgctggagagcagcagcaagaaggaGGAACCGGGCGGCGGCGACCCGCAGAGCCGGGAGGCGCAGAGCCGGCCGGGCGGCAGCCTCGGCGTGTCCGCCGGCAGCTCGGTGGCCAAGTCGCACAGCTTCTTCTCCCTGCTGCGGAAGAACGGCAGGCCGGAGAACGGCAAGGCGGAGAGCGCGGAGCAGCGGGCTGGCGGCAGACAAAAGAAGGGGCTCAAAGGCATCTTCAGCAGCATGCGATGGcacaaaaaggacaaaaacggaaaggaggagaggggggaaacCTCGGAGATCCAGTCCGGCCTTATTATGCCGGGGTCTCTGACTGCCAGCTTAGAGTGCATCAAAGAGGAGACGCCAAAACCTTTGTCTGAAACTCCGGGCAGCGCAGGAGACACGGGGCTGGACGCGCCGCGGGAGAAGCGCAGCGGGGAGGCACTCGCCGCGGCCCAGGAGGCGGCTGGGGCGGGCAGTGGGGAGTTGCGGGACAGCAGCCCCCCGGCCCGGGAGGACCCGGCCGCGGCTGGAAGGCGACCCGAGGAGCTCTGCCACGAGCGACCGGACCCGGGCGCCGGAGAGGTTGGGACTGCGAAGGATGCGGCCATAACAGGTGACATTCCAATAACGACTATCCCCCCTGTTGAACCTCACTGTGATAGCGGTCAAGAGACGGCAGCCGCCCCTGACCCTTCCTCTGTTGATCCACCCTCAGAGCAATCGATTGATCGTATTTGTTTGATGTTTGCTGACGTGACTTCACTGAAAAGCTTTGACTCTCTTACAGGCTGCGGAGATATTATTGCGGACCATGAGGAGGATGTGGGCAGCGGGAGTGGCGGCTGCGAGAAGAGCATCCCCGGGGCTGGCAAGCTGGGTGCCTCCAAGAAGCACCCCACCATGGTGGCCtaccagggaggaggggaggagatggCCAGCCCAGACCAGGTGGATGACACTTGCCTGCAGGAGTTCTGGGACATGCTGTCACAGA
Protein-coding regions in this window:
- the AMER2 gene encoding APC membrane recruitment protein 2 isoform X1, with the protein product MDSQCDCAEPPAAEQPSGRINKTAFKLFKRRKSGGTMPSIFGVRSKGGEGKGAGKPGMVRSRTHDGLADAVLESSSKKEEPGGGDPQSREAQSRPGGSLGVSAGSSVAKSHSFFSLLRKNGRPENGKAESAEQRAGGRQKKGLKGIFSSMRWHKKDKNGKEERGETSEIQSGLIMPGSLTASLECIKEETPKPLSETPGSAGDTGLDAPREKRSGEALAAAQEAAGAGSGELRDSSPPAREDPAAAGRRPEELCHERPDPGAGEVGTAKDAAITGDIPITTIPPVEPHCDSGQETAAAPDPSSVDPPSEQSIDRICLMFADVTSLKSFDSLTGCGDIIADHEEDVGSGSGGCEKSIPGAGKLGASKKHPTMVAYQGGGEEMASPDQVDDTCLQEFWDMLSQTEETPTGGGGAGGTKKSEGLKENRGAEGAQNRAVGKRGGLHQIPIHLNHKEEQKGREKEQHEGVPNSDEGYWDSTTPGPEEDSSTSIQKETIPRDSYSGDALYDLCAEPDENPPAGPTDEEVTCVPRSKPVSPITTTLKTPSSTVKDSKIPISIKHLSSHSASHGADASNSHHVAHHHLAKSEMHRTKIPVSKVLVRRVSNRGLAGTTVKAATYHDSAKK
- the AMER2 gene encoding APC membrane recruitment protein 2 isoform X2; the protein is MDSQCDCAEPPAAEQPSGRINKTAFKLFKRRKSGGTMPSIFGVRSKGGEGKGAGKPGMVRSRTHDGLADAVLESSSKKEEPGGGDPQSREAQSRPGGSLGVSAGSSVAKSHSFFSLLRKNGRPENGKAESAEQRAGGRQKKGLKGIFSSMRWHKKDKNGKEERGETSEIQSGLIMPGSLTASLECIKEETPKPLSETPGSAGDTGLDAPREKRSGEALAAAQEAAGAGSGELRDSSPPAREDPAAAGRRPEELCHERPDPGAGEVGTAKDAAITGCGDIIADHEEDVGSGSGGCEKSIPGAGKLGASKKHPTMVAYQGGGEEMASPDQVDDTCLQEFWDMLSQTEETPTGGGGAGGTKKSEGLKENRGAEGAQNRAVGKRGGLHQIPIHLNHKEEQKGREKEQHEGVPNSDEGYWDSTTPGPEEDSSTSIQKETIPRDSYSGDALYDLCAEPDENPPAGPTDEEVTCVPRSKPVSPITTTLKTPSSTVKDSKIPISIKHLSSHSASHGADASNSHHVAHHHLAKSEMHRTKIPVSKVLVRRVSNRGLAGTTVKAATYHDSAKK